The genomic region gactcttgatctcagggttgtgagtttgagccccacgttgggcgtagagatcactaaaaataaataaataaagtaaaaaaaaaattttgtgtaaaTTGTTCCATGCTGTGCCagcacataataaacactcaatatGTGGTAGCTATTATAATTTTCAatgcaaacaaatatttttttcttttttttaaagattttatttatttatttgagagagagagaatgagagacagagagcatgagagggaagagggtcagagggagaagcagacccccccccccccccactgagcagggagcccgatgcgggactcgatcccgggactccaggatcatgacctgggctgaaggcagtcgcttaaccaactgagccacccaggtgcccaacaaatatttttttcagggcAAGTCAAGAGTTTGgggaatttttacatctattatCTCACTTTATCTTCACCATAATCCTTGCTATATTATTCTCACtgtaaggagagaaaaaaaaagatttattgacaGTTGGTAAATGATAACAGTGGCTCAAACCCAGATTTACAACTCAGAAGTTTTATGGTCTTTGCTTTTCGTTATCTGGCAGTTTCCAGGTTTGCCTTTACAGGATTGCAAGCAATACGGTACATTTGTTTAGAGGCTTTGGAGTCAAAGATGCTTGGGTTTGAGTTCTAAATGATTCTATGTATCAGCTCCATGAATTTGGACAAGGGACTTaatctctgtgagcctcagtttcctcattagtaaaatgTGTAGCACTAAGAGCACAATAAACTAATGTGATATATAAAGATTAATGTATGCAAAGCCCGTGGCATGTGGGAGTACTTAATAAAGGAGAGCTGTTGTTATTGGTATCTGCCGCCTAGGGTGGTTGTGTGAGTTAAATGAGCTAGTTTGGGTCAAGTGCGGAACAGTGCCTGACAAAGTACTCAATAAGTATCtggtgaataaatgagtgaatgaatggatctaTTGTTAGTCTTTTATCAGAGAATtgcttcctctcccttttccAATCTCAATGCCATTTCTGTAACAGATTCCCTGGTCCATTTGCTTaactttgtgtttctttccaCAGCCAAACAAAACCTTTCTCTTTTTACCCCGCCACTCTTCAGTCTCCCTCTGTGGATTGCGGATCTGAAGGGCTAGCCCTGCTCTCTACCCTTTCAGCCATTACAAAAGATTACCCCTCTCTTTTCTACACGCTCTCACGCTTCCCCAAACGGTTTTCCCCTGCCCGACCTACCAGTGTGCACGACGCTGAGCCGAATCTCCCCTATCAGCCCATCAACGTCAGGTGGGTTCTTCACCTGGCAGGTGTATGTCCCATTGTCATTAAACTGCAGCTTCCACAGGATGATGGAGACATCGTACCGCTCAGGGTTCCCGTCCCAGACCACCCGATCCTTGAAACGCCCACTCATGGGTTTGAAGGGATCCACATGGTAGTAGAATACCTAGAAGGGAGAAGTGGCCAAAGGTCTTCTTCAGTACGTGGGCAAGGAGGCTGAGATGGAGGGAGCCAGCCTCATTGCCCCATCTGCAGCTCTCCCCCAAGAACCTCTTGCTCTCCCGTTGATGGACCTCTCagttctgtctgtctctgtcccaAGAATTGTTTCTCAGCTTTGCCCTGCGCTTGTTGCTAAGAAAAGCACAGGAAGGGCAAGGAGAAATGGACTGGCTTATTTTCCCAGCCAAGGGTCTCCTGGCCAATGACAATAATCTACTTACAAACTGCTCAGGTCCCCCATCTCGAGGCCGGAAGTTCCAGGTCACTGTCAGAGCATCACCCACAGGAGCAAAGCTGGAGAAAGTGCATTTTAGCCGAACATCTGTCCCGTTGACAGCCTCTAGTGCTTGGGAGGTGTAAATTTCCACTGCCACTATCTGCGCAAGGGCTGccgcaaagaaaaggaaaagggaagatgtGGATTAAAACAATTTCTGCGGACACTGCCAAAATAAATGTCTGAGTGCGGCACGAAACCGGATTGAGATGCCCCAGCTCTCAGACTTAGTTCATCCTGAGTCTGCATACTCCCACGTACATGCACCTGTGGCCTTCCTATGCCATAGAACTAAAAATACCACCCAGAGAGCCTTCTTAGTGCTCTCACTTTTGCCATGGCACCATACCCCAGCCTCACGGTACCCACTGCAGACTGTTCTAGCAAACTATAGACGTCGgcaaataaaattgaaagcagaaacaaatcaaaactaatCATAACATGAATTAGACATGTATTCAGATTAAGCATTATGTATTGTGTGTATCACGGTCCCCTCTAAGTTGTCCAGAAAGGGTCCTTGTTAGGTCACGATTTCATACTGTTCCTAGTCTTCTGCAGAAATTGAATTCATTAACCTAGCCAGCTTCTGCTTGCACCCCTGGAACCTCTATACCTAACGTGGCATTTTTTTTACCGTGATATTTACGTTAAGAACTTGCACGTTGGGCCAGTTTCAAAATTACAGGGGGTGGGGTGTGCTCTCTCCTTAAATTCTCAGCTTTTCCAGGGCTACTGCAAGTCCCAGACAA from Zalophus californianus isolate mZalCal1 chromosome 11, mZalCal1.pri.v2, whole genome shotgun sequence harbors:
- the MPZL2 gene encoding myelin protein zero-like protein 2, with the translated sequence MYGKSPSCAGLLLLGIQLTALAQIVAVEIYTSQALEAVNGTDVRLKCTFSSFAPVGDALTVTWNFRPRDGGPEQFVFYYHVDPFKPMSGRFKDRVVWDGNPERYDVSIILWKLQFNDNGTYTCQVKNPPDVDGLIGEIRLSVVHTVRFSEIYFLALAIGSACALMVIIVIVVVLVQHFRKKRWAERAHRVVEIKPKEEERLNQEKKVSIYLEDTD